The Celeribacter baekdonensis genomic interval TGGTTTTCAAATCCGAACTGCCCTGAAGCACCTTGCCGTAATAGTCCTGAACATCTGCGTGGCTCATGCTGGTCTCCCCTATTGTCGTGCGCCTAGAGTTCTTGGCTCACGGTGAAGCGCAAGTGAAAACGCCACAAATGCCAAAGCCGTGATGCCCGCCGCCCAGAGTGCGGGCGGCGAAGCGGGTCACATCGTGGTTGTCGTGGCCCCGCCATCCAGGAGGATGTTTTGGCCGACCATAAAGCCCGCAAATTGCGAACACATGAACGCGCAGGTGGCCCCGAATTCCTCCGCCGTACCGTAGCGTCCTGCGGGAATGGCCGCTTCTTTTTCCGCACGGATCTCGGCTGCGGGTTTGCCTGAGGCATCCGAGGCGGCTTTGTCCAAGGATACCGTGCGATCAGTGGCGTGCAACCCCGGCAAGAGGTTGTTCATGATGACGCCCTTGGCCGCAACTTGCCGCGATGTCCCCGCAACATAGCCGGTCAAGCCGGTGCGGGCGGCATTGGACAGGCCCAGCACCGCAATCGGTGCTTTGACGGAAACCGAGGTGATATTGACCACCCGGCCCCAGCCCCGGTCGATCATCCCCGGCACCAAGGCTTTGATCAACGCAATCGGCGTCAACATATTGGAGTCCAATGCCTTTATGAAATCCTCTCGCTCCCAATCGGTCCACATCCCCGGCGGTGGGCCGCCCGCATTGGTGACAAGAATATCGACCTCCCCTGCCGCCTTGAGCACAGCGGCACGGCCCTCCTCAGAGGTCACATCGGCAGTGACCGTGGTGACCGAAACGCCGAACTCTGTGCGGATTGCCGCGGCGGCCAATTCAAGCGCCTCGCACCCGCGCGCATTCATCACCAAATCCACCCCCGCCTCGGCCAAGGCACGAGCACAGCCCAGACCAAGCCCTTTGGAGGAAGCACAGACCAAGGCCCGCTTTCCACTGATCCCAAGATCCATCGTTATCTTCCCTTCGTGATCGTCGCATTGGTTTCGTCGCGTGTTAATTTGTTTTAGGGCTGCCCCCGCCTGATGTCACCTTTCATTGCTCTCTTAAACCGCAGTGCAGGCACGAAAGAGTGTGTTTTTCATCATGCTCAAACTCAACGCGCAACCGATTGATTTGCGGTCAACCTCTCACCAAAATGGCACGATTTTCGCCCAAATTCCCACACATTGAACCAGTCCTGACAAATTCCTGCCACTGTTTCCAAATACCTTGAACCCGTGTTGTTGAGTATTGGAGTAACGAGGATGCGGAGTCGAACAGTGTACAAACAAGGCGTTTCCAGACATACTTCTTGCTGGATGGTGTTGGACCAGAGCGGATTCGATATGGGCCTGTTACGCGGGCCAAATGTGGAGCTTTCTATCCGTAAATCTGTCAAAGACTGTGGTCGGGGGTAATGATGAACACGCAGACGAGAGGCAAGACACAAAACCACGTGGCTCCGACCGGCCCTGTGCACACGCTCCCGGTGTATCGCGCCGCCGATTTTTGCGTCACAAATGGCATCAACCTTGGCGATCCCATTGGGCATGCTGACGAAATTGAACTGGCCGATGCCTATTGCCTGAAAAAGCCTACCAAGCGCGCGCGCCTGTCCATTGTCGCGGATGAATCGGGTTTGAACATCGCCGCCAATTCCCAATTGGGTCGCACTGGCGCCGAGCTTCACCTCGATTGCGTGGCAACGTTTATGGGCGGATCAGGTGCGACCGTCGAGGCGCTGATTCTGATTGAAACCGATACAACGGGCCTGATCGAAGACACCTATCTGTTGCCCTTTGCCCCGATTGTTCCTGAAATCGAATATGTGCTGGTCAAGATCGACCGCGACAGCACTCGGGCGCGTCTGGCAGAAGTCGCCTGTGTTGCCTTTACCCGTGGCACTCGGATCACCTTGGCCAATGGGTTGCAAAAGCCGATTGAAGAGCTGGCGGTTGGAGACCGGGTTTTGACCCGCGACCACGGCCCCCAAGACGTTCGTTGGATCGGTCAACAAACCGTCCGCGCCACCGGAGCTTTCGCCCCAATCGTCATCAAACAGGGCGCGTTGAACAATGAACATGACCTGATCGTCTCACCCAACCACCGGATTTTCATCTATCAACGCCGCGACCATGCCCGCGCAGGACGAGCCGAAGTCCTTGTTAAAGCAAAGCTTTTGGTCAATGGCGTCAATGTGATCCAATCTGAAGGCGGGTTTGTGGATTATTTTCAACTGTTGTTTGACAGTCATGAAATCATCTACGCCGAAGGCATCGCCGCCGAGAGCATGTTTGTCGATGGTCATGTGCGCTCATCCTTACCCACAGACATTCAGGCCCGGATCAGCACCAGCCATGCTTTCGCTGAAACACCACGCGCGTTTGAATTGCACGATGGTATGTTGGAGCCCGCTGTTGCGGCAGATCTTTTGCGCTCTGCTTCGGCGAATTGAGTATTTAGACTGGAATGAAGACAAAAGGCGCTCCCGAATGGGGGCGTTTTTCGTTTGGGTCATGACGTTGCGCGCGGGATCACCGCTTGGCCTGATGGAGAACCGGCTCGCCAAGATTTGAGAGGCGACAGACGACATATCCCCATTGCCGCCTCGCCCCTGCCCCGCTATATCCGCAGCCATGTCAAACGCCACACACACCGCCCTTGTTTTGCCTGACGAAATTGCGCGCCGGCGCACCTTCGCCATTATTTCTCACCCGGACGCCGGTAAAACGACGTTGACGGAGAAGTTCCTGTTGTACGGGGGCGCGATCCAGATGGCCGGTCAAGTGCGGGCCAAAGGCGAAGCACGGCGGACCCGGTCGGACTTTATGCAGATGGAAAAGGACCGCGGGATTTCCGTGTCCGCCTCGGCCATGTCCTTTGATTTTGACGGTCATCGCTTCAATCTTGTTGACACGCCCGGCCACTCGGATTTTTCCGAAGACACCTATCGCACGCTGACGGCGGTGGATGCGGCTGTGATGGTGATTGATGGGGCGAAGGGTGTTGAAAGTCAGACGCGCAAGCTGTTTGAAGTCTGCCGGATGCGCGACCTGCCGATCCTGACCTTCTGTAACAAAATGGACCGTGAAAGCCGGGACACTTTTGATATTATTGATGAAATCCAAGAGAACCTGGCGATTGACGTGACCCCGGCAAGCTGGCCCATTGGTGTGGGCCGCGACTTTGTGGGCTGTTACGATGTGATCAATGATCGTCTTGAATTGATGGACCGCGCGGACCGCAACAAGATCTCGGGCAGCATCAAAATCAACGGCTTGGACGATCCGAAACTGGCCGAACATGTGCCTGCGCATCTGTTGGAACAGCTCAAAGAAGAGTTGGAAATGGCGCGCGCATTATTGCCCGCTTTTGACCGTCAGGCGTTTTTGGACGGCACCATGACACCGATTTGGTTTGGCTCCGCGATCAACTCCTTTGGCGTGCAAGAATTGATGTCCGGGATCGCCAAATTTGGCCCCGAACCTCAGGTGCAAAAGGCCAGTCCGCGCCCGATCAGCCCGGATGAGACCAAGGTCATGGGCTATGTGTTCAAGGTGCAGGCCAATATGGACCCGAAACACCGCGACCGCGTGGCTTTTGTACGCTTGGCGTCGGGACATTTCAAACGCGGTATGAAATTGACCCATGTGCGCACGAAAAAGCCGATGGCGATCTCGAACCCGGTGCTGTTTTTGGCCTCCGACCGCGAATTGGCCGAAGAAGCCTGGGCCGGCGACATCATGGGCATCCCGAACCACGGCCAATTGCGCATCGGCGACACGTTGACCGAGGGCGAAGACATCCGCGTCACCGGCATCCCGAGCTTTGCGCCTGAGCTGTTGCAAACCGTGCGCGCTGGCGACCCGATGAAAGCCAAGCATTTGGAAAAAGCCTTGATGCAATTTGCCGAAGAGGGGGCGGCGAAAGTGTTCAAACCCGCCATCGGCTCGGGCTTTATCGTCGGTGTGGTCGGAGCCTTGCAGTTTGAGGTTTTGGCCAGCCGCATCGAGTTGGAATACGGGCTTCCCGTGCGCTTTGATGCGTCACAATTCACCTCGGCGCGTTGGGTCACCGGGCCAAAGGCGGAGATGGACAAATTCATCAACACCAACAAGCAACACATCTCTTATGACCATGATGGCGACCCGGTGTTCTTAACGCGTCTGCAATGGGACATCGACCGGATCGTGCGCGATTACCCCACGCTGACCCTGTCCGCGACCAAGGAAATGATGGTCTGACGGCTGTTTAAAATTATACAAATCGAACTAAAAAGACTGACCACAGTGATGCGGTCAGTCTTTTCTTTTCATAATCGAACATTCTTCTGCAAAGCCTGCTTTATGCGATCGTCAGGTCCATACTGATCTCACAGTCCAGAACCTTGGACACCGGACAGCCGGTTTCAGCCGCCTTTGCCGCCTCTTCGATCAGAGCCTTGTCACCCTCAGCTCGAATGGAGACCGTCAAATGAGCCTTCACAATCTTCGGCCCCCCCTCCATCGACAGATGAATAGTGGAGGTGGTTTCGATCTGATCGGCGATAAGGCCGCGTTCCGCCAATTGCCCCGACAGCGCCATCGAGAAACAGCCCGCATGCGCCGCGCCGATCAACTCTTCGGGGTTGGTGCCTGCGCCGTCCTCAAAGCGGGTGTTGAAACCATAGCGCGCATCGGAGAGCACGCCGCTTTGCGTCGACACAAGCCCCTTTCCCTCTTTCAGATCGCCACTCCATTTCGCAGATCCATGCTTTTTAATCATTGTGCATCTCCTTCTTGGTTTCCTCTGGCTCCACTGTGCCAGACACCCCAAGCGTTTCACAGGTTCAATCCGCGAGCAAATCGCAGCATTCCTTGACCTTTTCGTGATTGAAGCGTATGAGGCGTCCCACAGACGTCTCGGCAATATGGCCGAACGGGCCGCGCGGGATTTGCGGCCGAAAAAACAGCCGCAACATCGCGAAAGGCACGACTTGACCAAATTTTCCGACTTAAACCTTGCTCCCAAAGTACTCAAAGCCGTCGAGGACGCTGGTTACGAATCTCCGACCCCGATTCAGGCCGGTGCGATTCCCCCCGCCCTTGAGGGCCGAGATGTCTTGGGCATCGCCCAGACCGGGACGGGCAAAACCGCCTCTTTCGTACTCCCAATGATCACGCTGTTGAGCCGTGGCCGGGCCCGCGCCCGGATGCCGCGCTCTCTCGTGCTCTGCCCGACCCGCGAATTGGCGGCACAGGTGGCGGAAAACTTCGACACCTATACCAAATACATGAAGCTGACCAAAGCTCTGTTGATCGGTGGCGTGTCGTTCAAAGAACAAGACATCCTGATCGACAAGGGCGTCGATGTTTTGATTGCTACTCCGGGTCGGTTGCTTGATCATTTCGAACGCGGCAAATTGATCCTCTCTGACGTCAAAGTCATGGTGGTGGACGAGGCCGACCGAATGCTCGACATGGGGTTCATCCCCGACATTGAACGCATCTTTGGCCTCACCCCGTTCACGCGCCAAACCCTATTTTTCTCGGCCACAATGGCGCCGGAAATCGAGCGGATCACCAACACCTTCCTGTCGGCCCCGGCCCGCATCGAAGTGGCACGCCAGGCCAGCTCTGGCGAGAACATCGAACAGCATGTGGTGATGTTCAAAGGCTCGCGCCGCGACCGGGCCTCCTCGGAAAAGCGTCAACTTTTGCGCACGCTGATCGACCTTGAGGGTGAAAAACTCGACAATGCGATCGTGTTTTGCAACCGTAAAACCGATGTCGACATCGTTTCGCAATCGCTGAAAAAATATGGCTATGACGCGGCTCCGATCCATGGCGATCTGGAGCAAAGTCAGCGCAATGCAACGCTTGAGGGCTTTCGCGGTGGCAAATTGAAAATCCTCGTGGCCTCCGATGTCGCCGCGCGCGGTTTGGATGTGCCCTCCGTGACCCATGTGTTTAACTTTGACGTGCCAAGCCACGCCGAAGACTATGTCCACCGGATCGGGCGCACCGGACGTGCGGGCCGCGATGGGAAGACGATCATGCTCTGTGAGCCGCGCGACGAAAAGAATTTCGCGGATGTCGAGCGCCTCATCGGCAAAGAGATCCCGCGTTTGGACAATCCTCTGGGAACCGTTGCCGAGGCGGAGACCTCGACGCTGGACCAAGCCCCGGCAGAGGCCAAATCTGAGGACAAACCGAAACGCACCCGCTCGCGCAGCAGCAGAAGCCGCAAGGCCGACAAGCCGGAGACTGCGGCGGTTGAGGCGACAGAGGCGAAGGCCCCTGTGAGCCCCGTACAGGAGTCCCCTGAAGCCGCCGTAGAGGAAAAGCCAGCACCGCGTGCCAGAGAGCCGCGCGCGCCGCGTGAACCTCGTGAGCAACGCGAGTCTTCGCGTTCGTCGCAGGCCGCCTCTGACAGCAAATCATCTGACAACCGGGACCGCAGCAGCAATTCGCGTAGCCGTGGCCGTCGCGACGATGATAAAAAGGTTGTGGGCCTGGGCGATCACCTACCCTCTTTCATCGCCTTGAGCTTTGACGAGCGCAGTGCCAGCTAAGGCGTAAACACGGACCATGACACGATAAAAAAACCCGCGCCAAAGCGCGGGTTTTTCTTTTACGTCACAAAGCCTTTTATCCCTCGGCAAGATACCCGGCCTGCTGCGCATTCAGGTACCGAGCCGCAATCCGCGCATTGCTTTCGCAATACTCGGCGCGGATGGTGCGCGCGAGAGCGGCCCCAATGAAACGATCCGGTGCGGCGGTCATAAAGGCGCACAGATATTGCCGCCGTTCCAAAAACAGCCTCCCAAGGCGCAAGATTCTTTTCAAAATCAAACCCGTCTTGTCGCGCCTTAAAATAGGCGGCGACATCGCGGATCGCTGTGTGTCGCGGTGAAAGTCGGGCGCGCTGAAACTGTCGAAAGGCACTCTCGACCAAGGGAACTTGCGGACGGATATAATAGACAATCCGCGTATCGAACGGATCAAACAACGCCTGTAGAGCGGTCACTTTTGCCATAGGCGCGGCGCAAAGTGTTTCCGACGAGAGGATAACCGGGCGCCCGCTGGAGTGCGCCTCAATCTCTGCAACTGACGCCATCAGTGCCTGCATCTGTGGCGCATTATATGTGTCTCCTTTGAGCGGAAACAAGAGATTGTGCACCCCATCGGGGTTTCGCCCCGTCGATGGATAGAAATACCCGGCCTGCGCCCCTTCCCCCGCCAAAAGAGCGGATTGAAGGGCGGAGGTGCCGGTTTTCCCATGACCAATATGCAGGCCACAGTCTTTGACGCATGTTCAGTTGGACAGGCGAGAGATCACGATTTGGACCTCTGGCTTTTTGCCGGTCTCTTCATGGGTCGATTTGCGAATGATGCGGCGCATCTCTTCTTCGAGTTTGCTGTCATCCGAAAGCGTCTTGGGTTTGGCCCGCATCAGGAATTGGTTCACATCCTCTTCCAACACATCCACAAGTGGCGCACGCGACCGACCGACCTCAGGCAGGCCACGCACTTCGCACCAACAATCCCCCAAAGGCTCGTTGTCCTCAATGATCACTGTGGCCACGATCAACCCATTGAGCGCCATGCGAATACGGTCACGCACGATGCCATCCATTGCACCGATCTGGATCGAGCCATCAAGATAGGTCCGCCCGGTTTCGACATATTCGACCACGCGCGGCGCATTGCCCGCGAGGTCAAGACAGACGCCATTTGGCGCAATCACGGCTTTAAACCCGTTGGATTCCGCAAGTTTCGCATGTTCGCGCAGGTGACGGTGCTCGCCGTGCATCGGGATCACGACCTGCGGTTTGACAACGTCATGCAGGGTCGCCAGATCAGGGCGGTTGGCGTGGCCAGAGACGTGGAACAAACCATCCTGATCGGAGATCACGTTCACATCCATTTCAGAAAACGCGTTGACGATCCGCCCGACAGAAACCTCATTACCGGGAATGGTTTTCGACGAGAAAATCATCGTGTCCCCGGCGGCGAATTTCAGGCCAAGGTATTTGCCGCGCGACAATTGTGCGGTGGCCGCACGATGTTCGCCCTGCGACCCAGTGGTCAAGAGCATCAGGTTTTCACGCGGAATGTCGGTGGCGTTTTCCGGCGACACCGTGGCGGGGAAATCGGAAATGATCCCGGTTTCGATTGCCGCGGTGATCATCCGGCGCATCGCGCGGCCCAAAAGCACAACCGAGCGCCCCGCTTTCGCGCCCGCCACGGCCAAGGTTTTGACCCGAGCGATGTTGGAGGCAAATGTGGTGGCGGCGACCATGCCGTCAAGACCCGCAATCAGCTCTGTGAGCGGGCCGATGACTTCGGATTCGGAGCGGCCCGGATTGGGCGAAAACACATTGGTGGAATCGCAAACCATGGCTTTGACGCCGTCTTTGGACACCTCTTCCCACAGCGCACGATCAAAGGCCTCGCCCACAACAGGCGTCTCATCAAGTTTGAAATCGCCAGTGTGGATGATCCGGCCCGCAGGCGTGTCGATGACCAAGGCCGAGCTTTCGGGGATCGAATGCGAGATCGGCAGGAAGCCGACCGTAAAGGCCCCGACGGTGGTCGTGTCCGGCCATTTCGAGACGGTTTTGATTTGCAACTCATCATGACCGTGCTCTTCGAATTTCAGCCGCGCCAGGTGGGCGGTGAAGGCACGCGCATAGATCGGCGCGCCGAGACGGGGCCAAAGATGGCCCACCGCGCCGACATGATCTTCGTGCGCATGGGTGATGAAAATCGCGTCAATGCGGTCCTTGCGCTCCACCAGCCAAGCAATATCGGCAAAGATAAGATCGACACCGGGAGTGCCATCCATTGAGGGGAACGTCACGCCGAGATCGACGACAATATAGCGTTCGCTGCCCGCCGGGCCGTAGCCGTAAACATAGCAATTCATGCCGATTTCACCGGCGCCGCCTAACGGGAGGTAAAGAAGTCTATCGCTCATATGTTGCCCTGATCCTTATTATATTGGTGAATGACCACGAGGCCGCGAATGGTCAGGAATTCGTCAAATGCGTCAAAGAGTTTGTGGCCCTGATTGAACAAAGGCGCAAGGCCTCCGGTGGCGATGACTTGCATCGGGCGGGCATATTCGTCCTTGATCCGGTTGCAGGTTTCGCGCACGAGACCGACATAGCCCCAAAACACCCCAGATTGCATACAGGCGACGGTGTTGGTGCCGATCACCTTATCCGGCATGGTCACGTCCACATGCGGCAAAGCTGCGGCTTTGAGGTGCAGAGATTCAAGCGAGGTGTTGACCCCCGGAGAGATCACGCCGCCAACATAAGCCCCATCTTCGGCCACGACATCAAAGGTGGTGGCGGTGCCGAAATCAACGACAATCAGATCGCCGCCGAATGTGTCAAACGCCGCCGCAGTATTGACCAAACGATCGGGGCCGACCGTCGTTCCCTCATCCACACGCGGCATGTGGGGCAAGAGACATTCGGGTTTGCCGACCACAAGCGGACGACAGTCAAAGTAGCGATTGGCCAGAACCCGCAGATTAAACACCACCCGCGGCACGGTGGAGGAGATGATCACCTCGGTGATATTGGCTTCGATCTTTTGAAAATTCATCAAGGACGAGAGCCAGACGTAATATTGATCAGCTGTGCGTTGATGTTCGGTCGAGGTGCGCCATGTGGCGATGAAATCCGTGCCATTCCAGATGGAAAAGACAGTGTTGGTGTTGCCGGTGTCGATACAAAGAAGCATTTAAAAATAAACCTCAGCGGCGGGGATGGTGAGTTTTCCCGAGGATGTGGCAAGCACAAGATTGCCAAAGGCATCCACGGTTTCAAACGTGCCATGATGTTCTTCGCGCATGGTACGGGCGCGGATCGGTTGGCCCAAACGCGCAGCCCGCGCGAGCCATGCCGTGCGGATCGGCGCGAAACCATAGGTGACAAATTGCGCCTCCCAATGGGCGTAGGCCGGAGCGAGCAAGTCCAGGAATTCTTCGGGCGCAACCAGCGCCCCGGTTTCATCGGCCAAAGAGACCGGGGCCACGGCCCCCTCCTCAAGCTGTGCCGGAACCGGAGCTGCAACAAGGTTGACGCCAATGCCAATGGCCAAATGCGCAGGCCCGCGTTCCAAAAGGATACCCGCGACCTTGCCGCCATTGAGCAAGACGTCATTGGGCCATTTCAGTGAAAACGGATCGGTCCGCCCGGTGGCGGCGACAAACGCGTCATAGAGCGCAAGCGAGGCCACAAAGGAGCGCAGCGCCACCAGTTCTGGCCGCTCTGTTGGGAACATCAACAAGGTGGCGGCAAAATTGCCCTCAGGCATTGCCCAAGCCCGGCCCCGCCGACCATGCGCCGCCGTTTGCGAGAGGGCCAATATCCATTGCGCGAATGTGGAAGAGGCCGCGACACGCGCGGCCTCCGACATGGTGCTGTCCACCGAGGGCAGGACGCTGCGCCCTACCCCTTCGGGCCATTGGTGCAGATTATTTGACAAGGGCTTCGGCCGCGAGCGCTGCCATGCCATCGACGCCAAACATATTGACGATCCCGACCAACATGATCAGCGCGGAGAGGGTCAAAAGCGCAAAAGTCACCGGCGAAGAGACTTTGTCCAAAGGATCGGTCTCAGCGCCAAAGTACATGTAGTAGACGATGCGCAGGTAGTAGAATGCACCGATCACGGAGGCGATCACACCGAAGACAGCAAGATAGACCAAACCCGCGCCCCAAGCGGCCTGAAGCACGGCCAGTTTCCCGAAGAATCCAAGCATCGGCGGCACACCCGCGAGCGAGAACATCAGAACCAGCAAAGCCAGAGCCTTGGCCGGGGAATTGCGCCAGTACAGGTTCAGAGAGGCGATGTCAGTGACCGGCTGACCATCGCGTTCCATCGTCATGATAAAGGCGAAGGTGCCGATGTTCATCGTGACATAGATCGCCATGTAGATCAGCGCCGATTGCACGCCCTCGGCATTGCCCGCAGCCAAGCCCATGAGGGCAAAGCCCATGTGGGAGATCGACGAATAGGCCATCAGGCGTTTGATATTGGTTTGACCGATCCCGGCAATCGCACCGAGGAACATGGAAGCCACGGCGATCACCGCAAGCACCTGTTGCCAGTCGCCGGTGATGCCCCCAAAGGCGTCATGCAACACGCGGGCAAAAAGCCCCATCGCGGCCAATTTCGGCGCGGTGGCGAAAAACGCGGTGGTCGGTGTTGGCGCGCCTTCATAGACGTCCGGGGTCCACATGTGGAACGGCACGGCGGAGACTTTGAACGCCAGACCCGTCATGATGAAGACGAGGCCAAACAGCACCCCGATCGGCGCGTCAACGGAGACGACCGAGAGGATACCGGCGAAAGAGGTGGTGCCCGCAAAGCCGTAAACCAAAGACGACCCGTAGAGCAAAAGCCCGGATGAGAGCGAGCCCAGCACGAAATATTTCAAACCGGCCTCGGTCGATTTCACGCTGTCACGGCGGAAAGATGCGATGACGTACAAGGACAGCGACATCAGCTCCAAGCCCAGATAGAGCGACATCAAATCGCCGGCTGAGACCATCACCATCATGCCGATCGTGGAGAACAACACGAGGATCGGGTATTCGAACTTGGCGAAACCGCGTTTGTCGAGGAAGTCGTAGGACATCACCAGAACGGCGGCCCCGGCCAAAAGAATGCCAACCTTGCCAAAACGCGAGAAGGCATCATCAATAAACAGGCCGTGGAAGGCATCCACCGACCCGCCGCCGCCCAAACCGATGAGCAAAGCGACGACGACAAACACCGCAGCCGTCACCCAAGTGATCGCGCCTGCGAGTTTGTCCTTGCCGGTGTAGACCGCGAAGAGGAGCGCGAGCATGCCGTAAATGGCAAGCAAGATTTCCGGGAGGACGATGGAGAAATCGTTGGAGGTCATGGTCCTGATCCCTTAGTGGCTTGCCGCTTCGACGACCAGATCGGTCGGCAGAGCTGCGTGATAATTGTCGATGAGGGCGGCAACCGACGGGCTGATGATATCGGTCACCAACGAGGGGTAGACACCCAAGAGAAGGGTCATGGCGATCAGCGGCGCAAAGATCCACTTTTCACGCGCGCTCAGATCGGTGATCGCCTTGAGGCTTTCTTTGATCAGATCGCCCAAGACCACGCGGCGGTAAAGCCAAAGCGCGTAAGCGGCGGAGAAGATCACGCCCGAGGTCGCGACCAAAGCGATCCAGGTGTTGGCCTGATACATCCCGACGAGGGTGAGGAATTCCCCGACAAAGCCCGACGTGCCCGGCAAGCCGACGTTGGCCATGGTGAAGAACATGAACACCAGCGCATAGGCGGGCATCCGGTTCACCAGACCACCAAAGGCGTCGATGTCGCGGGTGTGCATCCGGTCGTAGATCACGCCAACGCAAAGGAAGAGCGCGCCGGAAACAAAGCCGTGCGAGATCATTTGGAAGATCGCACCGTCGAGGCCTTGTTGGTTCAGCGAGAAGATACCGGCCGTGACATAGCCCATATGCGCGACCGAAGAATACGCGATGAGTTTCTTCATGTCCTCTTGCACAAGGGCCACGAGCGAGGCGTAGACAATTGCGATCACCGAGAGGACCATGACGAAATCAGCCAAGTTGGCGGAGGCCACCGGGAACATCGGGATCGAGAACCGCAGGAAGCCGTAACCACCCATTTTCAAAAGGATCGCGGCCAGAACCACGGAACCCGCCGTCGGTGCCTGAACGTGGGCATCGGGCAACCAGGTGTGCACCGGCCACATCGGCATTTTCACCGCGAAAGAGGCGAAGAAGGCCAAGAAGGCAAGGGTTTGGAAGCCGCCAACGATGTTAAAGCCCAGCACCTTGATCGTCTCGGAGGAGAAATCATGGGCCAGCAACTGCACGATGTCGGTGGTGCCTGCGTCGATATACATCGCGACCATCGCCACCAACATCAGGACGGACCCCAAGAAGGTGTAGAGGAAGAATTTGAACGCCGCATAGATGCGGTTTTTGCCGCCCCAGATGCCGATGATCAGGAACATCGGGATCAGACCGCCCTCAAAGAACAGGTAGAACAGCATCAGGTCGAGCGCACAGAACACGCCGAGCATGAGCGTTTCCAACAACAGAAACGCGATCATGTATTCTTTGACGCGCAGCTTGACGTCCCACGCGGACCAGATCGCCAAAGGCATCAAAGCGGTGGTGAGCATGACGAACAGAACCGAAATCCCGTCCACGCCCATTTTGTAGTTCATCCCCATGATCCAGCTGTGTTCTTCGACCATCTGGAACCCAGTGTCCGAGGCATCAAAGCCAAAGAGAATAAAGAGCGAGATCACAAAGGTGATGACGGTCGCAAACAAGGCAAGACGTTTGGCATTGAGTTGCGCCACCGCATCATCGCCCCGCAGAAACAGCGCCAGAACAAGAGCCGCCACAGTGGGCAGGAAGGTGACAAAGGAAAGGACGTTATCCATTAGTGTGTCCCTCCGTTGATCGACATCCAGGTAATCAAGATCACAATCCCCAAGACCATGCTAAATGCATAGGTAAAGATAAAGCCCGACTGCGCCCGGCCAGCAAGGCGGGTGAAGAAGGGCACGATGCCCATGGCGACGCCGTTGATCGCACCGTCGATGGTGTCCTCGTCGCCGCGTTTCCAAAAGAACCGACCCAGCGCCAAAAGCGGACGCACGATGAGCGCGTCATAGATCTCGTCAAAATACCATTTGTTCAACAAGAACCGGTAAGCGACGGGTTGGCTGTCGGCCAGACGTTTCGGCAGGCTCGGGCTTTTGATGTAGAAGATCCAAGCGGTGATGAACCCGATGAGCATGGCGATAAAGGGCGAGATCTTGACCCAAGTCGGCGCGTGGTGCGCGTCATCAAGCACGGTGTTCTCAGGGCCCACAAAGATCGCGCCTTGCGGAGCCATCGCCATGTCGCCGTGACCGGCCTCAGCCGCAACCATCGCATCGCCATTCGCATCCGCGTGGGTCGTGGT includes:
- a CDS encoding NADH-quinone oxidoreductase subunit M, with amino-acid sequence MDNVLSFVTFLPTVAALVLALFLRGDDAVAQLNAKRLALFATVITFVISLFILFGFDASDTGFQMVEEHSWIMGMNYKMGVDGISVLFVMLTTALMPLAIWSAWDVKLRVKEYMIAFLLLETLMLGVFCALDLMLFYLFFEGGLIPMFLIIGIWGGKNRIYAAFKFFLYTFLGSVLMLVAMVAMYIDAGTTDIVQLLAHDFSSETIKVLGFNIVGGFQTLAFLAFFASFAVKMPMWPVHTWLPDAHVQAPTAGSVVLAAILLKMGGYGFLRFSIPMFPVASANLADFVMVLSVIAIVYASLVALVQEDMKKLIAYSSVAHMGYVTAGIFSLNQQGLDGAIFQMISHGFVSGALFLCVGVIYDRMHTRDIDAFGGLVNRMPAYALVFMFFTMANVGLPGTSGFVGEFLTLVGMYQANTWIALVATSGVIFSAAYALWLYRRVVLGDLIKESLKAITDLSAREKWIFAPLIAMTLLLGVYPSLVTDIISPSVAALIDNYHAALPTDLVVEAASH